AATACTCCGTATTCCAACACAATTCAATGTGTATAATATATGATTAGACCAAAAATACAAATTTCAATCTATGGTTTTATAAAACAGCACCGCCGTTCGAGCTTTTTTAGTCCAAAAGAGAGGATTTAGAACAACATTTTATTATATTAACTATCCAAGCAAAAGGTTTTCTATGAAAAATATCATATCCGTACTTTTACTCATCGCCTCAATCACACTCTTTACGGGCTGCACGGCTTCATACCAAAATGAGTTCATGAACCAGCCGTCAAAACTCGCCAACACATCGAGCCGAATCCTCTTAATTACTCCAGAAAACGGAACGTACGAAGACATCGAATACCCCACATCCGGAGACGATGTCATCTTTGCCCTGAAAAAAGAACTGAACCGCTATACACCAGTCATCGGCGTCATTCCCAACCCCATCCCTATCGAAAACCTCGAAGAACAAGTTTTAGAACAAACGGACTATATCATATTGCCAAAGATTCTGCACTGGGAAGACCGCGCCACAGGATGGTCGTTCAGACCGGACCGTATCGAGATCCTATTCGAGATATACAACAACAAGCGTGAACTCATTGACGCCTACCGAATCAAGGGCAGAAGCGCCTATGTCGTTTGGATTAGCAAGCAGCCAAAATCCCTCCTCCCCCGCCCCATCCGCACCATGTGCGAAGATCTTTTCGGAAAAATTCAAAATTAAGCTGTAAATTATCCCTCATTTTCCCTCGTCTCTCGTTTCTCTTCTCTCGTCTTTTCTATTTTTGACCCCGTATTTTATTGTACAGTAAAAACAAGGGATTAAATCCCACAGGAAAACATTATGAAAAAGATTCTGTTCCAAGACACCTCGTTCCGTGATGGCTTCCAGTCCATCTTCGGCGCTCGCGTGTTCATGAAGGACTTCATGCCTGCTGTTGAAGCAGCTGTGAAGGCTGGCATCACCCACTTCGAAGCAGGTGGTGGCGCCCGTTTCCAGGCTCTCTATCAGAACTGCGGTGAAGACGCATTCGACATGATGGACGAATTCCGTCGC
This is a stretch of genomic DNA from Fibrobacter sp. UWB13. It encodes these proteins:
- a CDS encoding DUF4823 domain-containing protein encodes the protein MKNIISVLLLIASITLFTGCTASYQNEFMNQPSKLANTSSRILLITPENGTYEDIEYPTSGDDVIFALKKELNRYTPVIGVIPNPIPIENLEEQVLEQTDYIILPKILHWEDRATGWSFRPDRIEILFEIYNNKRELIDAYRIKGRSAYVVWISKQPKSLLPRPIRTMCEDLFGKIQN